A portion of the Salminus brasiliensis chromosome 11, fSalBra1.hap2, whole genome shotgun sequence genome contains these proteins:
- the LOC140565693 gene encoding olfactory receptor 2AT4-like, with protein MLSSGSETLIYTNITTNIPEFVLQGFPGLHAQYYRLLGTFFFFIYLVLAAGNIFIIVFVTYEKSLQKPTYIIFCNLAVADLGFGTTTLPRIIAKFWMSDRVISFNACFVQMYFVHFLGATSSFLMALMALDRFVAICNPLRYPTLIRNSTIAILCFAVWIANLLQLGAITAQALSVTYCGPNIIAQCYCDHFSIVKLACADISGIKNISFAVAILVLWGPLIFIVFSYVSIIVSVMKISSKEGRYKTFSTCTPQLFMICLYYLPRTFVYLSNTFGLNLGTDTRIMLTMMCSLFPALINPFIYCFRTKEIKDTLIKKLKQRQMRVGRKCFLNNGK; from the coding sequence TTTGTGCTTCAAGGCTTCCCAGGACTCCATGCTCAGTATTACAGACTGctaggaacctttttcttcttcatctaCCTGGTTCTGGCAGCTGGTAACATTTTtatcattgtttttgtgacataTGAGAAAAGTCTTCAAAAGCCAACTTATATTATCTTCTGTAATCTTGCTGTAGCAGATCTTGGATTTGGGACTACAACTCTTCCAAGAATCATTGCTAAGTTTTGGATGTCAGACAGGGTCATATCATTTAATGCTTGTTTTGTACAAATGTATTTTGTGCATTTCTTAGGAGCTACCAGCTCATTTCTTATGGCGTTAATGGCCCTTGATCGATTTGTTGCCATATGCAACCCTCTCCGATATCCAACACTAATTAGGAACTCCACTATTGCAATACTTTGTTTTGCGGTTTGGATAGCCAACCTTCTCCAGCTTGGTGCAATTACTGCACAAGCCCTTAGTGTGACTTACTGTGGCCCAAACATCATAGCTCAATGCTACTGTGACCATTTTTCAATAGTCAAGTTGGCCTGTGCAGACATATCAGGCATTAAAAACATTAGTTTTGCTGTTGCAATCTTAGTACTGTGGGGGCCTTtaatttttattgtgttttcttATGTGTCAATCATTGTTTCAGTCATGAAAATTTCGAGTAAAGAGGGACGATATAAAACCTTTTCGACATGTACTCCTCAACTGTTTATGATTTGCCTGTACTATCTGCCCAGAACGTTTGTGTATCTGTCAAACACTTTTGGTCTTAATTTGGGAACTGATACTCGAATTATGTTGACAATGATGTGCAGTTTATTCCCTGCTCTTATCAACCCATTCATATACTGCTTTCGGACCAAAGAAATTAAAGACACTCTAATAAAGAAATTAAAGCAAAGACAGATGAGAGTAGGTcgaaaatgttttttaaacaatgGTAAATAA